In Methanocaldococcus sp. FS406-22, the genomic stretch TTCTCCATGGCATCAATGTATATTGCTGAAATACAACCCCTCTATCTGCCCCCGGTTCTCTAACTTCTCTTCCATCCAACAAAACTCTCCCTTCAGTTGGATAATCTAAACCAGCTATAATTCTTAACAACGTTGTTTTTCCACAACCACTTGGCCCCATAACTGTTAAAAACTCATTCTCATAAACTTCCAAATTAATGTTGTCCAATGCCTTAACTCTATTCCCATTAAATTCAAAAATTTTTGTTAGATTTTCAACTTTCAGCTTTACTTTCATCCTATCACTCAATGAATGCATTATTTCATCTATTTCCTCCCCATAGGGGCTATGCCCCTATTGGTACACCCCTAACACCTCCTCGCTTACGCTCGGAGGTGTAAATTAAAAATTATTTCATCATCTTTCTCCATACAAAGTATTTGTCCTCAATATATCTTAGTCCTCTATCCAATACAAGCCCGATTAATCCAATAATTATCATGCAAGCGATAACAACATCCATTCTGCTCAGTGAGTAAGCATACATAATTAGATACCCTAAACCAGCGTTACTTGATGGAAGCATTTCAGCAGCAACAACACACATCCATGCAATTCCTGCCCCAACTCTCAGCCCAGTTAAGATACTTGGAGATGATGCTGGAATAACAACTTTTATTAGAATATCCCTTCCTTTAGCCCCTAATGTTAAAGCCGCTTCAATCAAAGGAGTTGGGACACTTTTAACCCCGGATATTGTGTTTATCAATATTGGGAAAAATGCTCCAATAAATATAATGAATATCATTGACATCTCTCCTAATCCAAACCATGCTAACGATAGAGGAACCCAAGCTAATGGTGGAATTGGTCTTAGCAGTTCTATTAATGTGTCACATAAGCTGTTTATTGTTCTATAGTAACCCATCAATATTCCTAAGGGTATTGCTACAGCTGAAGCTAATAAAAAACCACCTAAAACCCTTTTTATACTAACTATTGTATTGTCTATTAAGCTTCCAGTTCCTAAAATTCCTTCGAATGGATGTGTTAAGACATTAACAACGGCTTCAACCCTTGGTAAGATGACGGGATTATTTATATATATCGCCAAAATCTCCCATGCAACAACAACTGCTATTGGAAGAACTGCTTTTAATATTAAATCTTTCGAACTTATCTTCACAGTATCCCCTTTTATGATTTCATCTCTTAACACATAATTAAGATATTAACAAAACTTTAAAAACATTATGAAGTATTTAAATTT encodes the following:
- a CDS encoding ABC transporter permease, which translates into the protein MSSKDLILKAVLPIAVVVAWEILAIYINNPVILPRVEAVVNVLTHPFEGILGTGSLIDNTIVSIKRVLGGFLLASAVAIPLGILMGYYRTINSLCDTLIELLRPIPPLAWVPLSLAWFGLGEMSMIFIIFIGAFFPILINTISGVKSVPTPLIEAALTLGAKGRDILIKVVIPASSPSILTGLRVGAGIAWMCVVAAEMLPSSNAGLGYLIMYAYSLSRMDVVIACMIIIGLIGLVLDRGLRYIEDKYFVWRKMMK